The Streptomyces sp. NBC_00306 sequence CCACGCACGGCTGCGCGCGCACTACGGCCGGGACTGACCGGGTGCCGCCTCTCGGCTGACCACGTCCGCCCCTTCCGTCACAGGGCGCGCGGCCGTCCCGTCACGGGACCCTCTCCCCTCCTGTCACAGGGCGTGTCGCGCGCCCTGTGACGGTCCGTCGCCCGTCCCCTCCGGCACCTGTCCGAGGGGACGGGCGACGTCGCGTTTCCGGAGGCCGGCAGGCCCGCTCGGTGGGAACCGATCAAGGTCGTGAGGCGTATTCATGAGGAGAAGTCGGACACCGTACGGCTGTGAAGGAACAAGATCCAGTCAATCCTGCTGTGATTGTCAGTCACTGCGGCCATACTGCTGGCCAGGGGGACATCCCCTCAACCCGCCGGGGGGCGGGCCGACGTCAGCGACCGAGGGGGAGGTCACGTGACATACCCGCCGAATGTGCGCACCGCGCCCCAGTCGGCTCCGGCGTCCGCGCCCGCGCAGCCACCGGGCCGGCCCCCGGCGCAGCGCGGCGCTCTGGACGAGGCCAAGGACCGGCTGCGCACGGCGGCGACGACCGAGCCCGGACGGCTCCAGATCATCGGGGCCGTACTGGCCGCGCTGGTGGTCGTGTTCGGAGCGGTGACGGCCTTCGAGATCTCGGACCGGGCCGCCGCGGCCGATGCCGTCCTGAGCCGCAGCCAGCCGCTGAGCGCCGACGCGGCCTCCGTCTACCGCTCGCTGGCCGACGCGGACACCGCGGCCTCCAGCGGATTCCTCGCCGGCGCCGACAAGGAACCCCCCGGGGTCCGCGAGCGGTACGAGAAGGACATCGCCCTCGCCTCCAAGCTGCTCATCAAGGCCGCCACGAACACGGACAGCGACAGTGAGTCGGGCCGGCAGATAGCCACGCTGAACGAACAACTGCCGGTCTACACCGGCCGGATCGAGACGGCCCGCACCTACAACCGCCAGGGCCTCCCGCTCGGCGGCGCCTATCTGCGGTTCGCCAACGAGCAGATGACCAAGGTGCTGCTGCCCGCGGCGCAGAAGCTGTACGACGCGGAGACGGCCCGGCTCGACCGGGACGACGCCGACGCCCGCTACTGGCCGGTCCTCTCCCTCGTGCTCGGCGTCGCGGTGCTGGGCGGTCTCGTCTGGGCCCAGCGGCGCAACTACCGCCGGACGAACCGGGTGTTCAACCGCGGTCTGGTCGCCGCGACCGCCGCCTCCACCGTCGTCCTGCTGTGGCTCGCGGTCGGGCACACGGTGGCACGCGCGGAGCTGGGCGACGCGAGGGAGCACGGCCAGAAGTCCCTCAAGGTGCTGAACGACGCGCGGATCGACTCCCTGAAGGCCCGCGCCAACGAGAACCTCGTGCTGGTCGCCCGCGGCGCCGTGCTCACCGACGACGGCAAGAACGACAAGTACGAGACGGAGTTCAGCTCCGGGATGAAGGAGCTCGGCGCCGGGCTGGAAGCGGCGCGGAAGCTCGCGGACGACAAGGAGGGCCGCGACCCGGTCACGGTGGCCTCCAACAGCATGGACGAGTGGAAGAAGCGCCACGTCAGCGCCAGTTCGACCGACCGGTCCGGCGACTACGAGGGCGCGGTGGACAAGGTCATCGGCCCGAAGGCGTCCACCGGGGAGTGCTTCGACCTGGTCGACGACGCTCTGGCGACGGCCCTCGCGCACGAGCAGAGTGAGTTCACCCGGGCCGCCGAGGACGGGCGGGGCGCGCTGGGCGGACTGCCGATCGGTGCGGCGGTGCTGGCGGTGCTGGGAGCGGCGGGCGCCATTCTCGGCATCAACCGCAGGCTTTCGGAATACCGGTGAGAGGAGGCGTGATGACGGACACAAGGGCCGACAGGACCAAGCTCAGGTTCCGCGGCTGGGGCGGTGTCGCGGGCATGGCCGCCGCGTGCGCGGTGACCGCCGCCGTCACCCTGCTCCCGCTGTCCCACAGCGGAGATGCCGAGCTGTCGGGCCAGGGGACCGGCGCCGCGACCGCCGTGAAGGCGGACACCTGCACGACACCGGAGGCGTCCCTGCGCCCGTCCGCCGCGGACGGGCCGAACATCGCCGCGATCCGGGAGCGGGGCAAGCTGGTCGTCGGCGTCGACCAGAACAGCTACCGCTGGGGATACCGCAATCCGGCGAGCGGCTCCCTCGAAGGCTTCGACATCGACCTCGCCCACGCCATCGCCGAGGACATCCTCGGCAGCCGCGACGCCGTCATCTTCCGCGCCATCCCCACCAACCAGCGCATACCCGCGCTGAACAACGGCACGGTGGACATCGTCGTCCGCACGATGACGATCAACTGCGCCCGGATCAAGCAGGTCGCGTTCTCCACCGCCTACTTCCAGGCCGGCCAGCAGGTCCTCGCTTCCAAGGGGTCGGCCATCACCGGCTTCGACGAGTCGCTGAAGGGCAAGCGGGTCTGCTCCGCGGAGGGCTCGACGGCTTACGAGGCGCTGGAGAAGAACTCCTTCGGCGCCGTCTTCAAGGACCCCCACGACGAGCAGCCCACCGACGAGGACGTGCTCACCGTGCCCAACCAGCTCGACTGCCTCGTACGGCTCCAGGAGGGCCTGGTCGACGCGGTCGTCACGGACAACGCCCTGGCGGCGGGCCAGGCGGCGCAGGACCCGGCGGTCGAGCTCAAGGGCGGCAAGCCCTTCACCACCGAGTACTACGGCGTCGCCACCAAGCTCGGCAAGGACGATGTGGTCCGCCGGGTGAACCGCGTCCTGGACAACTACCGCCGGGGCCCCTGGACCGACGCCTACAACAAGTGGCTGGCGGCCGACCTGCCCGGGATAGCCGGGCCGCCCGCTCCCAAGTACCGCGGCTGAGCGGGGAGGGCCGGCTCCGCGGCAACGAGTCCGAGGAAGAACACGTCCTTCAGGGAGAACAATCCTCAAGGAAGAGCAGAGAGGTGATCGATGGGCGTCGCGGGACCGTTCCCCAGCTCCGCGGGTAGACCCCCTGGGCCGGCGATGGACCGGGACGAGGTCGACCGTGCCCTGGCGCGCCTCGGCGCGGAACACGAGGCGATCGAGACCTCGCTGCTCGCCCTTCAGGACCACGCCGGCCGCAGGCTCCTCGAAGGCGCCGAACTCACCGGCGTCACCAAGGACCGCTGGGCCTCCACCGAGCAGGCGATCGCCCTGCTGTGGGGCTACTTCGACGCGTACGCCGCCGCGCTGGAGGAGACCCGGGAGGTACGGGCCCGCCGGCGCTGGCCCAGCCGCGACGACCTCGTGGAGCTCACCGACCGGCTGCGCGGCCGCAGTGTCACCGTGGCGAGCCCGGCCACCCACACCGCGCCGACCCTCACCGGACCGGCCAAGCTGTCCGAGCAGTTCTCGCTCGAAGAGCTGGTCGCCCGGATGAACGAGCTGTACGCGAGTTCGCTGAACATGGTGGTGACGGCGGACTCCGTGTGGTCGGCGCTGCCCGCCCGGATAGATCTGCTCTCCGCCGAGCTCCAGCGCACCCGCTCCCTCGCCCACTCGGTGGGCGTGCGGCCGGGTGAGCACCCGGCCGGCGACGAGCTGGAGTCCATCACGCACGAGCTGTCCACGCTGCGCGCGCAGGTGATATCCGACCCGCTGGCGTTCTGGCGCCCGGCGCCCGGGAGTTCCGCCCCGGGCGGCGGCCGTCCCGACACCGACCGCTACGACCGCTCGGCCCGGGCCCTGGAGGACATCCGCCGGGAGATCGAGGCCGTGCTGCGGGTCCGGCAGGACTCCGAGGAGCGGCTGATCCGGCTGCGGGACGTCCTGTCGCGCGCCGACCGCACGCTGGCCGAGGCGCGCTCGGCCCGCGGCGAGGTGCTCGCGAAGATCGCCGCGACCGAGGTGCCCGCCGTCAGCGGCTCGCCGACCGCGCTCCAGGAGCGGCTGTCGACCGCGGCCGAGTACCGCAGGCACTCCCAGTGGAACCGCCTGTCGCCGCTGCTGGAGTCGCTGGAGCGCGAGGCGGAGGACGAACTGCTGCGCGCCCGTGAGTCGTTGACCGCCGTCACGGCGCCGCTCGCGGTCCGTGCGGAGCTGCGCGGCCGGCTGGACGCGTACAAGGCGAAGGTGGCCCGGCACGGGCTCGCGGAGGACAGGCTGCTCATCGAGCGGTACGACGCGGCCCGCCGGATGCTGTGGAGCGCGCCGTGCGATCTGCGCGTCGCCGGGCAGGCGGTGCTGCGCTACCAGCAGGCCGCGGCGGAAGCCCTGGCCAACCGGGAGCCCGGACCGTCCGGGCCCACCGACCGCAGGGGGGACGCGTGAGCGAGAACAAGAGCTGTCAGCGGCCCGGGTGTGAGGGCAGCTACGAGGACATGGGCGACGGCGAGCTGTACTGCGACACCTGCGGTCTCGCACCCGTCGTCTCGCCGAACGGCATGGTCTCCTCCCCGCCCACGGGCATCACGGGCGGCGGGGCCCGCGGCAGCAGTTCGGGCCGGAGCAGTTCGCGCTCCTCCCGTGCCTCCTCGCGCTCGTCGACCTCGCGCCGCTCGGTCTCGGGACGGCTGTCGCGGTCGCTGACCGGGTCGAGTACCTCCACGCGCTCGGTCTCGGTGCGCAGTTCGGGCACCGCCACGGGCCAGTCGGGGCGCAACCGCCTGGGCGCGGGCCTGGTCTCCGTCCCCGAGGTGCCGCGTCCCGACCCGCGCTCCGCGGTGATGGAGAACCCCGAGGTCCCCGAGCGCAAGCGGTACTGCTCCCGCTCCGACTGCGGCGCGCCGGTGGGGCGTGCGCGTGGCGAACGCCCGGGGCGCACGGAAGGGTTCTGCACCAAGTGCGGTCACCCGTACTCCTTCGTGCCCAAGCTCGCCGAGGGCGACATCGTGCACGGCCAGTACGAGGTGGCCGGCTGTCTCGCGCACGGCGGCCTGGGCTGGGTCTACCTCGCGGTGGACCGGGCCGTCTCCGACCGCTGGGTGGTGCTCAAGGGTCTGCTGGACACCGGCGACCAGGACGCCATGGCCGCTGCCATCTCCGAGCGCCGCTTCCTCGCCGAGATCGAGCACTCCAACATCGTCCGCATCTACAACTTCGTGGAACACCTCGACCAGCGGACCGGCTCCCTCGACGGCTACATCGTCATGGAGTACGTGGGCGGCAAGTCCCTCAAGGAGATCGCGAACGAGCGTCGCGGCCCCGCGGGCAAGCGGGACCCGCTGCCGGTGGAGCAGGCGTGTGCGTACGGCATCGAGGCGCTGGAGGCGCTCGGCCATCTGCACAGCCGTAATCTGCTCTACTGCGACTTCAAGGTCGACAACGCCATCCAGCAGCAGGACCAGCTCAAGCTCATCGACATGGGCGCGGTCCGGCGGATGGACGACGACGAGTCCGCGATCTACGGCACCGTCGGCTACCAGGCCCCCGAAGTCGCCGAGGTCGGCCCGTCGGTGGCGTCCGACCTCTACACCGTCGCACGCACCCTCGCCGTCCTGACGTTCGACTTCCAGGGCTATACGAACGTCTTCGTGGACTCCCTGCCGGACCCGGACAACATCCAGGTCTTCCAGACGTACGAGTCGTTCTACCGGCTGCTCGTCCGGGCGACGGACCCGGATCCCGCGCGCCGGTTCTCCTCGGCGCAGGAGATGGCGGAGCAGCTGACGGGCGTGCTCCGGGAGGTCGTGGCACTGCAGACGGGCCGTCCGCGGCCCTCGCTCTCCACGCTGTTCGGTCCCGAACTGCGCGTCACGGACACCGGGTTGTTCGCCGAGATGACGGACGACGTGTCGACGCTCGGCGCCCGGCGGCCCCCTGCCAAGCGCTCCCGCAGGGCGACGCCCGTCGAGGCCAGGATTCCGCACCAGGCGGCCCCCGCGGCCCTCGGTGCTCCTGCCGCACCGCCCCTGCCCGGAGCGCCGGGTGCGCCGGGTGTGGCCGGTGCGCCGGGTGTGGCCGGTGCGCCGGGTGTCCCGCCCATGCCGGGCGCTCAGGCCGTGCCGGGAGGTCCCGGCCTGCAGTCGCCCGCGCCTCTCACGCTCGCGCCGCATCTGGCCGCGCTCGACGCCCGGGCGACAGCCCTGGCGCTGCCCGTGCCGCGGGTCGACCCGAACGACCCCAACGCGGGCTTCCTCGCGGGTCTGATGGCCTCCGCGCCCGCCGAGCTGATCGCCGCGCTCCAGTCCGCACCGGCACCCTCCCCCGAGACGCGGCTGCGCGAGCTGCGCGCCCGGCTGGAGATGGGCGAGCTGGACTCGGCGACCAGGGCGCTGGAGAACCTGGAGAGCGCGCACCCCGACGACTGGCGCGTCGTCTGGTACCGCGGACTCACTTCCCTGGTGACCGGGGACCGTGAGGTGGCGGCGCTCTCCTTCGACGCCGTCTACGACGCGTTCCCGGGCGAGCCCGCCCCGAAGCTGGCGCTCGGGGTGTGTGCGGAGGTTCTCGGTCAACTGGACAACGCCGCCGAGTACTACCGCCTCGTGTGGACGACCGACCCGAGCTATGTGAGCGCCGCGTTCGGGCTCGCCCGCGTCCAGCTCGCCGCAGGTGACAGGCCCGGCGCCGTGCGGACCCTGGAGTCGGTGCCGGAGGCATCGATCCACTACACGGCCGCCCGGGTCGCCGCCGTACGGGCGAGGCTGCGGCGACGCGCCGCGCACGAACCTCTCATCGGCGACCTGTCCGCGGCTGCCGCGCAGGTGGACGCCCTGAAGGAGTTCGGTCTGGACCCCGTGCGCCGGGAGCAGTTGTCCACGGAAGTACTCGGCACGGCGCTCGACTGGGTACTCTCCGGTAGTCCCGGAGTCCCGCCGTCCGTACCGGACGCGTCGAGCGCACCGCGGCCCGGTGGAGCACCGGCCGCACTGCTCGGCAGCGAACTGGACGAGCGCGGCCTGCGCTTCGGGCTGGAACGCTCCTACCGGGTGCTCGCCCGGCTCGCCCAGCGCGGCGAGGAGCGGATGGACTTGGTGGAGCGCGCCAACCGCTTCCGCCCCCGGACGTGGGTGTGATTGATGTCGTCGCAGATGCACGAGCCTGCCGCGGGGTCGTCCTGCCCCAGCTGCGCCGAGC is a genomic window containing:
- a CDS encoding tetratricopeptide repeat protein is translated as MRSSGTATGQSGRNRLGAGLVSVPEVPRPDPRSAVMENPEVPERKRYCSRSDCGAPVGRARGERPGRTEGFCTKCGHPYSFVPKLAEGDIVHGQYEVAGCLAHGGLGWVYLAVDRAVSDRWVVLKGLLDTGDQDAMAAAISERRFLAEIEHSNIVRIYNFVEHLDQRTGSLDGYIVMEYVGGKSLKEIANERRGPAGKRDPLPVEQACAYGIEALEALGHLHSRNLLYCDFKVDNAIQQQDQLKLIDMGAVRRMDDDESAIYGTVGYQAPEVAEVGPSVASDLYTVARTLAVLTFDFQGYTNVFVDSLPDPDNIQVFQTYESFYRLLVRATDPDPARRFSSAQEMAEQLTGVLREVVALQTGRPRPSLSTLFGPELRVTDTGLFAEMTDDVSTLGARRPPAKRSRRATPVEARIPHQAAPAALGAPAAPPLPGAPGAPGVAGAPGVAGAPGVPPMPGAQAVPGGPGLQSPAPLTLAPHLAALDARATALALPVPRVDPNDPNAGFLAGLMASAPAELIAALQSAPAPSPETRLRELRARLEMGELDSATRALENLESAHPDDWRVVWYRGLTSLVTGDREVAALSFDAVYDAFPGEPAPKLALGVCAEVLGQLDNAAEYYRLVWTTDPSYVSAAFGLARVQLAAGDRPGAVRTLESVPEASIHYTAARVAAVRARLRRRAAHEPLIGDLSAAAAQVDALKEFGLDPVRREQLSTEVLGTALDWVLSGSPGVPPSVPDASSAPRPGGAPAALLGSELDERGLRFGLERSYRVLARLAQRGEERMDLVERANRFRPRTWV
- a CDS encoding glutamate ABC transporter substrate-binding protein, which produces MTDTRADRTKLRFRGWGGVAGMAAACAVTAAVTLLPLSHSGDAELSGQGTGAATAVKADTCTTPEASLRPSAADGPNIAAIRERGKLVVGVDQNSYRWGYRNPASGSLEGFDIDLAHAIAEDILGSRDAVIFRAIPTNQRIPALNNGTVDIVVRTMTINCARIKQVAFSTAYFQAGQQVLASKGSAITGFDESLKGKRVCSAEGSTAYEALEKNSFGAVFKDPHDEQPTDEDVLTVPNQLDCLVRLQEGLVDAVVTDNALAAGQAAQDPAVELKGGKPFTTEYYGVATKLGKDDVVRRVNRVLDNYRRGPWTDAYNKWLAADLPGIAGPPAPKYRG